The sequence ACTTTGTAGAAttacatcaaataaaataaatcaaaaaaattccttttcaaAATAGATTTAACAAGAACACCTTTTGAGCTCGAGCTTGGTATTTTGAGCCTAAAGTACAGTAGGGCCCAAAAAGAATGGGCTCAGTCGTGGTAGTTCAAACCCAACGCTCAATGAGAAGCTTGAGCCCACCTCCCTAGAGAGCATGAACTTGGGCAAGGAAGCCCGAGCTTCTACAGGGTGCACGCACAACGTGGACGTGATATGCCCAGCACCTTTGTGGTCTTGAGAGCGCGCCCTGAGCCTAGCATACTTGAGTTTAGATAACACGccttgatctattttttatctttaatgggCCCAAGGCCAACACTTGTCTAAACCCTATGCAAgttccttaatattttatactgaTTCGATACATGTTATTTTAAGTAGaatacaattcaaaatattataaaagtaaaattatactTTAGCTCATCTCTCCACAAAATGATAAGATTCTTGAActataaatacaccatgaatttttaagttaaaagttTATAATCTCTACAATATTATTATACcttttctctctaaaaaattattgactttACTATCACAAAGGTCCAATATCATTTAAAAGGAATCCTTTTGTAGATATCAATTACTAGTCACCTAGCTTACCAGACATCACCTGCTACTACAATAGCTATCGATTACCTGACTTACTAGATATCACTTGCTACTAGTTATCAATTATCTAAGCTTTTCATGTCAAGTTACCAAATACTTTGAccataaaaaatgaatcaatttGTTTGAATTAAGAAATCATCCAAttattcaatgcattaattttatttctaaatatcttggattttaaaacttgccaattagaaaaaaaatatttttatatctttttgcttgcttaaaatatttattattcaattaaatttataaactaaataataatgtaaaaaataagaaCGAAAGGATTGTAAtggttaataaataatttattggaCACAATTGAAAGAAGGTTCAAATATCCTCCCGTGCATGCCTTCCCTTGTaacttaaaaaggaaaaaaaaaaaaaaacaagaatgaaaaAGCTTTTGGAAGTGTTGGGCCTTTGGGTGCTTAGGGCTATAGCCGAGCCAGGCGAGAGTAAGAAATGACGAGATGCCCAAACTAGGCCTGCTGATATCAGATTTAGATGGGCtgtaattattaaaactatagtttaaTCTGTAATATTGTAATCTGTTGCCTTGTAGATCTGGGCCTGGCCTGACCTCTCTTTCAGTTAAATATAACACTTTCAGATTTTGTGCTGTGTGACAAAACCTGCCACAGAAGAATGAAATATATCTCGACATGACCGAGGCTAGCTGTTGGGATGCAACAAAAAGCCATTAATTAATGGGCATAAGTGGAAAATTTCTTCAGGCACATATTAGTAAAGATCTTAATTAGGAATCCTTAATTAATTACAAGAGGGACAAAGCGTAAATCTGAAACCCTGATCTCTCCCCTTTGACCAAGTAAAGATCTAAAAATAAGCTCAAATTGATGATATACCAATGCTTTTTCCTTACCAAACTTATAGTACTTACGTGTTGTCAATCTCCAATTCCAACCTTGTTTCTTTCCTCTTATCTCTAATGCTACCCATCAACAGCTCAGGCAACAACCTCCTCCCATGCAAACCCTAACTTTCTTCGTTGCACGTCATTACCATTTACCCTTGCCACCCTAACCTCCTCCCTTTTGCCCGCCGCTCCCCATCTCCAAATGGAGGAGCGGGTCTCAAATGAAAGTGGTGACAAAAGCGACGAGCCTCCTCTCCACAGTACTAGATCCCCACCATCCGGCAGTGACCTTATTCCCAAAGCAAGACGATTCCCATCACGCAAGAAATCCATCAAACACCCATCTCCCGAAGCCATTGAATCTGAAACCTATATTATTCAGATCCCGAAAGATCAAATTTTCAGCACTCCATCACCAGAAAATGCTATAATTGCGGAACGCCACCGCCTTCCACAGAAGAAGGAGAGGTCATGTTGCAACCGTTGGCTGTGCATCATTGTTGCATTGATCTTGCTTGCTCTCATTATTGGCATACTCGCCTGGACATTTCACATTCTTTTTACCCCTAAAGTCCCTCTCTTCACCGTCGTGAATGTTGCTGTCAAAAAACCGCTTTCTACTCATAAGAAAACACATCCTGGGTACCAAATCACATTCGAAACAGAGAACCCAAATGGAAGGTTGAGCATTTCTTATGGTAACAAAGGGGATGCCACGTTATCATACAAGAACCACAAGATTGGTGCAGGAAAATTCCCTGAGGTTGATCAAGACGCTGATAGTTCAAAAAGCATCGAGTTAGGTCTATCTGGCTCAAGTGGACCGTTGCCTCACGACGTTGAAACGAGCATCCAAGACAAAAGGGGGAAAAAACATGTATCATTATCAATAAAAATGGATGTCCCAGTCACAATGAAAGGTCTCGGGGGAATTAAATTACGGCGTAAGGAAATCAATGTTGTTTGTTCTTTCAAGGTGAGCTCTTTGGGGGCAGGTAAGGATGTTCTCTCTCAAAAATGTCAGTCCAAATTCAAGTAGATGGTGCTGATCATATCAATGATGATGATCACACTGCAGTAGTAACCATCGATGTTATGCAAATTGATTTAATACTTCGGGTCCTGTAGTATTTTCCATTCATTCgaatgttattttatgttgattatTCCAGTTGGTGGGATCGATggacttcatatatatatagacacacacacacacacacacatagacTTATAGTTTCGTTTTATTTCTCCAGGAAAACTAATCATATAATAATCACTTGTGGCTATAGTCTAATTCTTTGCATGGTCTTCTCTGTAAATTTATGCATTTCCCCTGTCTCTTGATGCAAAAGGTGATGGCGCGTCCCATTTTTATTCTCTAGATGACCACCCATGCATccagaatttatatatatatcgattGATTATGCCTCTCTTCGTAACAAAATTTTGGCATCACCTGTTGATTTGCTATTGGGGCAAAATGAATTGTGCTTATCTTTCTACCAATTTATCATCTTGAACTTAGATAATGGATGGCCCACCTATGATGAAGCCcaattaaaatcttgaaattttgGAAGTCCAGTACTTAACAACTCCATGTCCTCCACGGTCTAAATGAAGTAAAACTAAGTTCGTTTCTCCTgcggacttttttttttttcttttccttttttcatttttaatgtgaaataaattctgaaaaaataagttaatagaaaatatcttatcaatttaaatagtattaattagaagaaaataacttattattatgttggggattttttttttaacactattATTATAACTCATGGTATTCATCAATATCATTACAATCATTACCGctattatattatcattatcGTCACCGCCATCAATACAACCATAACTCATGACCACAAccattattttatatcattttattatatataattatcaatcactattgttattattaccaCACTATAGTCGTTGTTACCAATACCatatctttattattaaaataactatattttttttttattgtatcatcACTACTACGATAACAATCATTATccaattatcatcaatattattaatgatttgttttttttggtgcattcaaataaaaaaatcatttttcaggaaaatatctttttttttttaaatagaaaaatgggATAAAATGTGGTGACATCCGAGGAGATTTTGGATCAGTTCGAGGCCTAAAGTCCATCAACATGTTTCATTTGAGGACAAAACTTCTGATCACAAATAGGCACGACGGTGGGCCCATTCGGCAGCCAATGGGCTCAATATACTGTTTGACACGGCCACACTCCAACTGCCCAGATGTACACgcgaaaaagaaaagaaaatagtgaGAGGTTAGATTAATTTGCTATGTAGGCTTACTGACACTAGAGACGTTAAAATCATTGACGAGAAATGATAAATAGCACTGCACATCATGACGCCTAAATGTTGTAGAGATTCATAGtggtttataattaaaaaaaaaaactatacaaatTGAGATTTATACATCAGATATGGATCGTGggatattttcataatttgataattttccttATTAATTGTATGTGCCTGATAAGTACTAGATATAAGAAACAAGGTCTTAAATTCAATCTCGAGTCATTTTCCTTCAAAAGATTATAGTTAACAGCAAAAAGGAGATCGCCAAAGTAGAACAATTATTGTACTTTGCACAGGACATTGTCAAGAAAGCAAGTAGCTTAAAGGGAGTGGTACTTTGAAGGAAGTCTTTGATTTAAAGCAAGAAAACTTTAGCAGAGCATTAGCTGTATAGAACCGTGGAGAATGCAGGCTTTTGAGGAGGTTGGACGGGTGGGTTTCACTTTACCTCTTTCTTGCTCGCACTTGCACTTGGTTAGTTGGGAAAAATTGATCCCTCTTTGTATTGGGTTCgttctttaattataatttgtcatATACACGttgctttttctcttttctcctttcttttttcttgtttaattttaattattagcctataaaattaaaaagtcaaGCTAAGTCCTTTTCATTAATCTCAGGTCAATTTATCTTCGCCCACCTTGGTTGGTAGCATGCATACCCTCAGTGCCCTCAATCATTtggtttttcatattattaatgttgttgttattattttttattattaatgttgttgttgttatacattttatataaaaactagttgtaatttttatgttgagatatttatttgatatagtaTTAAAATTTTACTAACTAAACagttataatttcaaattttattacctttattttctcttttaattaaaattaattaataacacaaaataatatgatatgtatacattctaaatttaaaaaacttttatttaaaaggatatatttaaaaataatataaattttattttaaaactttactcaagaatttaaacttttaaatttatacaaGTCTTTGACGGTTTGCACTTACATCTATAAATCTTTATTGGTTTTgtggaaattaaaagaaaacttttgACGGACGCTATATAATATTTGCAAAACAACAACGATTATTTTAATTCCTCTCATAGgtataaatgaaattttattaaaagtgtGTTAATTAGGAATATGATGTAAACCGtgttacttttaaatttaatattttttggttaaaaataattttttttaatttttcaaatcgttttgatgtattcatataaaaaataattttttatttaaaaaaaattaattttaatatatttttaaataaaaaatattttaaaccatcaCATATTTCTAAATTTGGATGAAGTTTAGAATGAATGATTCTAAGTTTTTTACTcactgaggaaaaaaaaagaaaaaaaagaagagagagtgaCATCTTAGTTTTCATATGCACGAACAAACCATCTGCTTTAATTCACTACTCGATGTCCAATGTTGGTTTAGGGTTCTAGCTTCAATCGATAATAATTGTTGCTTCAGTTCCCCGCATCCATTATCTATAATGCATTTTAAAATTCGTAAGTTTGGTTTCATGCATAGACTACGCCAAACCAGACAGTTCCCAATTATCCATCCCCTTTCTCATGCATCAATACTTTTCATATATGTCAGAGAGGTTCTAGCTGGAGGGGGACGTCGGCCTATGGCTATGAACCATGCGCAGATAGGCTCTGCTCATATGTTCCCTCTAACAGGGGCATCTGGGACACGTGCATCCATGTGACCATTGGGTTTTGGCACATACAGCCAATAACTAGGTTCCTTTTCTTTATGGTTTCAAATTcgtgttttataattatttatatgatagttataagatttaataattgttaatttttaaatttataaaattaattaaaatatatgcaaGTTGGCTcaaatattgatattaataataataataaaaaatattaaattaaataatttatgaacacAAAGTTTATAAAACTGAACTAAACAATATTTGTATTGAATCTACTAGGTTGCTAGtttgttgttatatatatatatatatatatcatacaaACTTGCTCGCTAAACCGGGGGTGGGAGGCTGATCCTAGGGTTGATCCTTGAGGTTCCACACCTAATCTGACTCCA is a genomic window of Populus alba chromosome 5, ASM523922v2, whole genome shotgun sequence containing:
- the LOC118031718 gene encoding NDR1/HIN1-like protein 13, with the translated sequence MEERVSNESGDKSDEPPLHSTRSPPSGSDLIPKARRFPSRKKSIKHPSPEAIESETYIIQIPKDQIFSTPSPENAIIAERHRLPQKKERSCCNRWLCIIVALILLALIIGILAWTFHILFTPKVPLFTVVNVAVKKPLSTHKKTHPGYQITFETENPNGRLSISYGNKGDATLSYKNHKIGAGKFPEVDQDADSSKSIELGLSGSSGPLPHDVETSIQDKRGKKHVSLSIKMDVPVTMKGLGGIKLRRKEINVVCSFKVSSLGAGKDVLSQKCQSKFK